Proteins found in one Candidatus Amarolinea dominans genomic segment:
- a CDS encoding 1-acyl-sn-glycerol-3-phosphate acyltransferase, translating to MNQDYRYLAVADPRKPRWGRRLVQPILYAVVRTLSRTTIEGLDNLPAQGPVILIFNHIHAIDPFVTVALLPRYGVPISKIENYDIPLFGALIRWFGVIPIRRGEVDVRAIKACEAVLAAGHVLLMAPEGTRSRDASLQVGKEGLAFVARKSDPVIVPVAITGSTALTASFKRLRPVPVHLRYGTPFRFRWPEGKLTREHLRLQTDAAMSRVAGLLPPEMRGVYRDPQPEWETWLRLAA from the coding sequence ATGAATCAAGACTATCGCTATCTGGCCGTTGCGGACCCCAGGAAACCGCGTTGGGGCCGGCGCCTGGTGCAACCCATTCTCTACGCGGTGGTGCGCACCCTGAGCCGCACCACCATCGAGGGGCTGGACAACCTGCCGGCGCAGGGGCCGGTCATTCTCATTTTCAACCACATCCACGCCATTGACCCGTTCGTGACGGTGGCGCTGCTGCCGCGCTATGGCGTGCCGATTTCCAAGATCGAAAACTACGACATTCCGCTCTTTGGCGCGCTGATCCGCTGGTTTGGGGTCATTCCGATCCGTCGCGGGGAGGTTGACGTGCGGGCCATCAAGGCGTGCGAGGCGGTGCTGGCGGCCGGTCATGTGCTGCTGATGGCGCCGGAGGGGACGCGCAGCAGGGATGCCAGCCTGCAGGTGGGCAAGGAGGGGTTGGCCTTCGTGGCGCGCAAGAGCGATCCGGTCATCGTGCCGGTGGCAATCACCGGCTCCACCGCGCTGACCGCGTCCTTCAAGCGCCTGCGGCCCGTTCCTGTGCATCTGCGCTACGGAACGCCGTTTCGTTTTCGCTGGCCCGAAGGCAAACTGACGCGTGAGCATCTGCGGCTGCAGACCGACGCCGCCATGAGCCGCGTGGCCGGTCTGCTGCCGCCGGAGATGCGCGGGGTCTATCGCGATCCGCAGCCAGAATGGGAGACGTGGCTGCGGCTCGCGGCATAG
- a CDS encoding glycerol-3-phosphate acyltransferase, whose protein sequence is MSATMVAAAAVIGYLLGSIPVGYLVVRAMSGVDVRTVGSGRTGGTNAMRAGGLGAGVITAIGDMLKGLAAVAIVRLLSGGVPEIEAIAGLGAVAGHNWSLFMGFKGGAGTSPNIGACMVFWPLSALWLVPMVPLGVFVVGYASVTSLVIAAVIPITFALRAAAGLTSWVYVWYGIAAALLVVLALRPNIKRLLNGTEPRAPRIGRRTPDKQA, encoded by the coding sequence ATGTCAGCAACGATGGTGGCAGCGGCAGCCGTGATTGGCTATCTGCTTGGCTCGATTCCCGTGGGATACCTGGTGGTGCGAGCCATGAGTGGAGTGGATGTGCGTACCGTGGGCAGTGGACGCACCGGCGGCACCAATGCCATGCGCGCTGGTGGTTTGGGCGCCGGTGTCATAACAGCCATCGGCGATATGCTCAAGGGCCTGGCGGCCGTTGCTATCGTGCGGCTGCTCAGCGGCGGCGTACCGGAGATCGAAGCCATCGCCGGCCTGGGCGCCGTGGCCGGTCACAACTGGTCGCTCTTCATGGGCTTCAAGGGCGGCGCCGGTACCTCGCCCAACATCGGCGCCTGTATGGTGTTCTGGCCGCTCTCGGCCCTATGGTTGGTGCCCATGGTGCCGCTTGGCGTCTTCGTCGTCGGTTACGCTTCCGTCACCTCACTGGTGATTGCCGCTGTGATTCCCATCACCTTTGCCCTGCGCGCGGCCGCCGGGCTGACCTCGTGGGTCTACGTCTGGTATGGCATCGCCGCCGCGCTGCTCGTCGTCCTGGCGCTGCGTCCCAACATCAAACGCCTGCTCAACGGCACCGAGCCGCGCGCCCCACGCATCGGACGCCGCACCCCCGACAAGCAGGCTTAA
- a CDS encoding 1-acyl-sn-glycerol-3-phosphate acyltransferase: MPQDTAALPAMTWSRRLQRRFLILLARLAAFFLLRLTVRGQENLPSSGPLIVVINHFGWIEPALAPVFLPYDVEFLAAHNMFEHPWVGWIVRGYAGIPVHRGEVDRKALRMAAAVLAKGGVLAIFPEGGVQSRSFRSALIRPRPGTAFLAAQQAVPILPMAFSGSGQEVFGCWKRLRRAPVTLTIGRPFGPLTITGHGAARRQALDDASDLIMEHLAALLPPHERGPFPC, encoded by the coding sequence ATGCCGCAGGATACTGCCGCGTTGCCGGCCATGACTTGGAGCCGGCGCCTGCAACGGCGCTTCTTGATTCTCCTCGCGCGCCTGGCCGCCTTCTTCTTGCTGCGCTTGACGGTGCGCGGGCAGGAGAATTTGCCCAGCAGCGGGCCGCTGATCGTGGTAATCAATCATTTTGGTTGGATCGAGCCGGCGCTGGCGCCGGTCTTTCTGCCTTACGACGTGGAATTCCTGGCCGCACACAACATGTTCGAGCATCCGTGGGTGGGCTGGATTGTGCGCGGCTACGCGGGCATCCCCGTACATCGTGGGGAGGTGGACCGCAAGGCGCTGCGCATGGCAGCGGCCGTGCTGGCAAAGGGCGGCGTGCTGGCGATTTTTCCCGAAGGCGGGGTGCAGAGCCGCAGCTTTCGCTCCGCGCTGATCCGGCCGCGTCCGGGCACGGCGTTCCTGGCCGCGCAGCAGGCCGTGCCCATTCTGCCGATGGCCTTCTCCGGCAGCGGTCAGGAGGTCTTCGGCTGCTGGAAGCGCCTGCGCCGCGCGCCCGTCACGCTGACCATCGGCCGGCCCTTTGGCCCGTTGACGATCACCGGCCACGGCGCGGCCCGGCGCCAGGCCCTGGACGACGCCAGCGACCTCATCATGGAACACCTGGCCGCTCTGCTCCCGCCCCACGAGCGGGGGCCGTTTCCGTGTTGA
- a CDS encoding (d)CMP kinase, which translates to MNVGAPQPSAALPATIAIDGPAASGKSTIGHALAQRLGYLYFDTGVVYRAVTWLALTRGVPISDEVAVAQLALTVPIDVVAPADACDGRLATVLAGGEDVTWAVRQPQVDANVSVVSAYPRVRDALKMHQRRIGHAGRVVMVGRDIGTVIMPDADLKIYLDASPAERARRRCEEGRERGLPVSYEEILAAMRRRDAFDSGRRTAPLRAAPDAQVVDSTDLSAPEVLQQIMGLIVAWQEARD; encoded by the coding sequence ATGAACGTTGGCGCCCCGCAGCCCTCTGCTGCCCTTCCCGCGACCATTGCCATTGACGGCCCGGCCGCCTCGGGCAAGAGCACCATTGGTCATGCCCTGGCCCAGCGCCTGGGCTATCTCTATTTCGATACCGGCGTGGTCTACCGCGCGGTGACCTGGCTGGCGCTAACCCGCGGGGTGCCTATCAGCGATGAGGTCGCCGTCGCGCAGTTGGCCCTGACGGTGCCTATTGATGTGGTCGCGCCGGCAGATGCATGCGATGGCCGACTGGCTACGGTCCTGGCCGGGGGCGAAGATGTCACCTGGGCCGTGCGCCAGCCGCAGGTGGACGCCAATGTCTCGGTGGTCTCTGCGTATCCGCGTGTGCGCGATGCCCTGAAGATGCATCAGCGGCGCATCGGCCATGCCGGCCGCGTGGTCATGGTGGGCCGTGACATCGGCACAGTCATCATGCCGGACGCTGATCTGAAAATCTACCTGGACGCGTCCCCAGCGGAGCGGGCACGACGCCGCTGTGAAGAAGGCCGTGAGCGCGGCCTGCCGGTGAGCTACGAGGAGATTCTGGCCGCGATGCGCCGGCGCGACGCCTTCGACAGCGGACGCCGCACGGCCCCGCTGCGCGCCGCGCCAGACGCCCAGGTTGTGGACTCGACTGATCTGTCGGCGCCCGAAGTCCTGCAGCAGATCATGGGCCTGATTGTCGCCTGGCAGGAGGCGAGGGACTGA
- a CDS encoding glycosyltransferase family 2 protein — protein sequence MDNASGDGSQQAVRAAFPAVTYLYNDSNPGYAKANNQGLARAQGDFLLLLNPDTEPEPGSVSGLVQFLHAHPAAGIVGPALVLADGAPQPFAFGRDPTVTYLLRRNLARLLRTGPLHDWGATQAARVDWVSGACLLARRAVFSQIGGLDEAMFMYFEDNDWCLRSRQAGWEVWRTPASRVVHLGGQSLKQNRRAPAAYYASLRTFYQRHYGPLDRLALALLLRLLPTADA from the coding sequence GTGGACAACGCGTCCGGCGACGGCAGCCAGCAGGCCGTGCGCGCCGCGTTCCCGGCCGTGACCTATCTCTACAACGATAGCAATCCTGGCTATGCGAAAGCGAACAACCAGGGGCTGGCGCGGGCGCAGGGCGACTTCTTGCTCCTGCTCAACCCGGACACCGAACCGGAGCCTGGCTCAGTGTCCGGCCTGGTGCAATTCCTGCACGCGCATCCGGCGGCCGGCATCGTCGGCCCCGCGCTGGTTCTGGCGGACGGCGCGCCGCAGCCGTTTGCCTTTGGCCGCGATCCCACGGTGACCTACCTGCTGCGCCGCAACCTGGCGCGCCTGCTGCGCACGGGGCCGCTGCACGATTGGGGCGCAACACAGGCCGCCCGCGTGGACTGGGTCAGCGGCGCGTGCCTGCTGGCGCGGCGCGCGGTCTTCAGCCAGATCGGCGGCCTGGACGAGGCGATGTTCATGTATTTCGAGGATAACGACTGGTGCCTGCGCAGCCGTCAGGCCGGTTGGGAGGTGTGGCGTACACCGGCCAGCCGCGTGGTTCACCTGGGCGGTCAGTCGCTCAAGCAGAACCGCCGCGCGCCCGCGGCCTACTACGCCTCCCTGCGCACCTTCTACCAACGGCACTACGGCCCGCTCGACCGCCTGGCCCTGGCGCTGCTGCTGCGCCTGCTGCCGACCGCCGATGCCTGA
- a CDS encoding glycosyltransferase family 4 protein translates to MTTTTPTIVLDLRTVQDHFPGIGRYTFHLAQALAEAAPAWRFVMLTQPGAINTRFDVTGLARRPNVTLHAVSQAIFSPQEQITLPRDLPPGDLVHFPYYIFPYLSRRRTVVTIYDIISHLYPAYLPSALHRVVFEITTRLALARAAHILTLSTSAAADLQRVYGVDPGRITVTPAAADGRFRPASADAIHALRQRLGLPPRYVLFLGANKPHKNLPRLVEAWGKLKAQESAGAAPHPPGLAQQVGLVLAGREDPRYVGIRAAIAQAGLQNDILVLGAVSEADLPVLYSGAEVFILPSLYEGYGLPVIEAMACGVAVACSNTSSLPEVVGGDAGVLFDPADSDEMAAVLRRLLTDGALRTTLQQTGLARARQFTWQRTAELTLAGYEKEF, encoded by the coding sequence ATGACCACGACGACGCCTACCATCGTGCTCGATCTGCGCACCGTGCAGGACCATTTTCCGGGCATCGGCCGCTACACCTTTCACCTGGCGCAGGCCCTGGCCGAGGCCGCGCCCGCCTGGCGCTTCGTCATGCTCACACAGCCGGGCGCAATCAACACCCGCTTCGACGTGACCGGCCTGGCGCGCCGGCCCAACGTGACCCTGCACGCCGTTTCGCAGGCCATCTTCTCCCCGCAGGAGCAGATCACCCTGCCCCGCGACCTGCCGCCCGGCGACCTGGTTCACTTCCCCTACTACATCTTCCCCTATCTCAGCCGGCGCCGCACGGTCGTCACGATCTACGACATCATCTCCCACCTCTACCCGGCCTACCTGCCCTCCGCGCTTCACCGCGTCGTCTTTGAGATCACCACCCGCCTGGCCCTGGCCCGCGCGGCGCACATCCTGACCCTGTCAACCTCGGCCGCGGCCGATTTGCAGCGCGTGTACGGCGTTGATCCCGGCCGCATCACCGTCACGCCGGCCGCGGCCGATGGCCGCTTCCGGCCCGCATCTGCGGACGCCATCCACGCCCTGCGTCAACGCCTGGGCCTGCCCCCGCGCTACGTGCTTTTCCTGGGCGCCAACAAGCCCCACAAGAACTTGCCGCGCCTGGTGGAGGCCTGGGGCAAGCTCAAGGCACAGGAGAGCGCCGGCGCCGCGCCGCACCCGCCAGGCCTGGCGCAGCAGGTTGGCCTGGTGCTGGCCGGTCGTGAAGACCCGCGCTACGTCGGCATCCGCGCCGCCATTGCCCAGGCGGGTCTGCAAAACGACATCCTTGTGTTGGGCGCGGTCAGCGAGGCCGATCTGCCGGTCCTGTACAGCGGCGCCGAGGTGTTCATCCTGCCCTCGCTCTACGAAGGCTATGGCCTACCGGTGATCGAGGCGATGGCCTGTGGGGTGGCGGTGGCGTGCAGTAACACCTCAAGCCTGCCGGAGGTGGTGGGCGGCGATGCCGGTGTCCTGTTCGATCCGGCTGACAGCGATGAGATGGCGGCCGTTTTGCGGCGCCTGCTGACCGACGGCGCCCTGCGCACCACGTTGCAACAGACCGGCCTGGCGCGTGCCCGTCAATTCACCTGGCAGCGCACGGCAGAGCTGACGCTGGCGGGATATGAGAAGGAATTCTGA
- a CDS encoding pseudouridine synthase — translation MEERLQKIMAHAGVASRRACEEIIVDGRVKVNGKVVTELGTRVDPDKDTVLLDGHPLTGSEALRYIVLYKPAGYLSDTESTDGRPCLVDLVKVPQRLYPVGRLDFDSEGLMLLTNDGNLAHRLTHPRYEHPKEYLVLVEGKPGPIALRKLRQGIELSGGKTAPAEAEIVDGPPPYLARSSDARSQPTSWLRMVLREGRKREIRHMTAVVGHPVLRLIRVGLGPLRLVHLEAGAWRDATLTELRHLRRVLQDKPAAHGTHLAVVPGRSQRSGPRRAQPAPRPAHGRPPRRPAPDRTDLSADTADAPRRDASADAARPPRHTEGAEAADAPRRDASARPGRRADATRRPRRSDTARPPRRAEGADAADAPRRDASARPVRRADAADAPRRDASARPVRRTGSARPPRADRAAAPGQADSRGPGRRDSGGRSPYPGSDSRPRRARPLSAGGRIARVRRKRST, via the coding sequence ATGGAAGAGCGTCTGCAGAAAATCATGGCACATGCGGGGGTTGCCTCACGCCGCGCGTGCGAAGAGATAATCGTGGATGGCCGCGTGAAGGTCAATGGCAAGGTCGTCACCGAACTGGGCACACGGGTGGATCCGGACAAAGATACGGTGCTGCTCGATGGGCACCCGCTGACCGGCTCCGAGGCGTTGCGCTACATCGTGCTCTACAAACCGGCCGGCTATCTTTCGGATACGGAGAGCACCGACGGCCGCCCGTGTCTGGTTGACCTGGTCAAAGTGCCTCAGCGCCTCTATCCGGTGGGGCGCCTCGATTTCGACAGCGAGGGCCTGATGCTGCTGACCAACGATGGCAATCTGGCCCACCGGCTCACCCATCCGCGCTACGAGCATCCGAAAGAATACCTGGTGCTGGTCGAGGGAAAGCCTGGCCCCATTGCCTTGCGCAAGCTGCGTCAGGGCATCGAACTGAGCGGCGGCAAGACCGCACCGGCCGAGGCGGAGATTGTTGATGGCCCGCCGCCTTACTTAGCGCGATCAAGCGATGCCCGCTCACAGCCCACCAGTTGGTTGCGCATGGTGCTGCGCGAAGGGCGCAAGCGCGAAATTCGCCACATGACCGCGGTCGTTGGTCACCCCGTCCTACGCCTGATCCGGGTGGGTCTGGGGCCGCTGCGCCTGGTACACCTCGAAGCCGGCGCGTGGCGTGATGCCACCCTGACCGAACTACGCCACCTGCGCCGCGTGCTGCAAGATAAACCGGCTGCGCACGGCACGCACTTGGCGGTCGTTCCTGGCCGCAGTCAACGCAGCGGTCCCCGTCGCGCACAGCCGGCGCCCCGTCCTGCCCACGGACGCCCGCCCCGCCGCCCGGCGCCGGATCGCACTGACCTCAGCGCGGATACCGCCGATGCACCGCGGCGTGACGCCAGCGCGGATGCCGCGCGCCCGCCGCGCCACACCGAGGGCGCCGAGGCCGCGGATGCACCGCGCCGTGACGCCAGCGCCCGCCCAGGGCGCCGTGCGGATGCCACCCGCCGGCCGCGCCGTTCAGATACCGCGCGTCCGCCCCGCCGCGCCGAGGGCGCGGATGCCGCGGATGCACCCCGCCGTGACGCCAGCGCCCGTCCAGTTCGCCGCGCGGATGCCGCGGATGCACCCCGCCGTGACGCCAGCGCCCGTCCAGTTCGCCGCACCGGCTCAGCCCGCCCACCGCGCGCTGACCGCGCCGCGGCCCCTGGTCAAGCGGACAGCCGCGGCCCTGGCCGGCGTGATTCTGGCGGCCGTTCGCCCTATCCGGGTAGCGACAGCCGGCCGCGCCGGGCGCGCCCCTTGTCCGCGGGAGGCCGCATCGCGCGCGTGCGCCGCAAGAGATCAACCTGA